In Arthrobacter alpinus, a single window of DNA contains:
- a CDS encoding Gfo/Idh/MocA family protein → MNGITGRMGYRQHLLRSILPLRDSGLILEDGTKVAIEPILIGRNEAKVRELAELHNVEHWSTDLDAVIADPTVDVVFDASMTSLRAATLKKAMANGKHIFTEKPTAETLEEAIELARIGQEAGITAGVVHDKLYLPGLVKLRRLVDEGFFGRILSIRGEFGYWVFEGEHQAAQRPSWNYRKEDGGGMTTDMFCHWNYVLEGIIGKVKSVNAKTATHIPARWDEQGKEYAATADDAAYGIFELETPSGDQVIGQINSSWAVRVYRDELVEFQIDGTHGSAVAGLNKCVAQQRAHTPKPVWNPDLPVTESFRAQWAEVPANADLDNGFKLQWEEFLRDAVAGREHRFGLTSAARGVQLAELGLQSSAERRTLDIPEIEL, encoded by the coding sequence ATGAATGGCATCACGGGGCGTATGGGCTACCGCCAGCATCTGTTGCGCTCCATCCTGCCGCTGCGAGATTCCGGGTTGATCCTGGAAGATGGCACCAAGGTTGCCATTGAGCCGATTCTTATTGGTCGCAACGAGGCCAAGGTGCGCGAGCTGGCCGAACTGCACAATGTTGAGCACTGGTCCACCGACCTTGACGCCGTCATAGCCGACCCCACAGTTGACGTGGTGTTCGACGCCTCCATGACGAGCCTGCGCGCCGCCACCTTGAAGAAGGCCATGGCCAACGGCAAGCACATCTTCACCGAGAAGCCCACGGCCGAGACCCTGGAAGAGGCCATCGAGCTGGCCCGCATCGGCCAGGAAGCCGGCATCACCGCGGGTGTTGTGCATGACAAGCTGTACCTGCCCGGCCTGGTCAAGCTGCGCCGGCTGGTTGACGAAGGCTTCTTCGGCCGCATCCTCTCCATCCGCGGCGAGTTTGGCTACTGGGTCTTCGAAGGTGAGCACCAGGCCGCCCAGCGCCCCTCCTGGAACTACCGCAAGGAAGATGGCGGCGGCATGACCACCGACATGTTCTGCCACTGGAACTACGTGCTTGAAGGCATCATCGGCAAGGTCAAGAGCGTCAACGCCAAGACCGCCACTCACATTCCGGCGCGTTGGGACGAGCAGGGCAAGGAATATGCGGCCACTGCCGACGACGCCGCCTACGGCATCTTCGAGCTCGAAACCCCCTCCGGAGATCAGGTCATTGGACAGATCAACTCTTCCTGGGCGGTGCGCGTGTACCGTGACGAGCTGGTGGAATTCCAGATCGACGGCACCCACGGCTCCGCTGTCGCCGGTTTGAACAAGTGCGTGGCCCAGCAGCGTGCCCACACGCCCAAGCCCGTCTGGAACCCGGACCTGCCCGTCACCGAATCCTTCCGCGCGCAGTGGGCCGAAGTTCCCGCCAACGCCGACCTGGACAACGGCTTCAAGCTGCAGTGGGAAGAATTCCTGCGCGACGCCGTTGCCGGCCGCGAACACCGCTTTGGCCTGACCTCCGCAGCACGCGGCGTTCAGCTGGCTGAGCTGGGCCTGCAGTCCTCGGCCGAGCGCCGCACCCTCGACATCCCCGAAATTGAGTTGTAA
- a CDS encoding LacI family DNA-binding transcriptional regulator, whose amino-acid sequence MPVKLTEVARQAGVSLATASRVLNGSSRTPAAAIADRVRAAAEELGYVANAQAQALARSTTGLVGLVVHDIGDPYFSAIAHGVQQAALESRHQVLLAGTDIDDGSNSPATLNWLPSTLSFPTAPTPSFWLPPAS is encoded by the coding sequence GTGCCAGTCAAACTCACCGAAGTTGCCAGGCAAGCCGGCGTGTCGCTGGCGACAGCATCCCGCGTGCTGAACGGTTCAAGCCGTACGCCGGCTGCAGCCATCGCAGACCGCGTCAGGGCAGCGGCGGAGGAACTTGGTTACGTGGCCAACGCTCAGGCGCAAGCCTTGGCAAGGTCTACAACGGGGCTCGTGGGACTCGTTGTTCACGATATTGGTGATCCATATTTTTCGGCCATTGCCCACGGCGTCCAACAGGCAGCCTTGGAATCAAGACATCAGGTTCTTCTGGCCGGAACCGACATCGACGACGGCTCGAACTCCCCGGCGACGCTGAATTGGCTGCCGTCAACGCTTTCATTTCCTACCGCACCGACGCCATCATTCTGGCTGCCTCCCGCCTCATAA
- a CDS encoding LacI family DNA-binding transcriptional regulator, whose protein sequence is MAAVNAFISYRTDAIILAASRLITEDPRLTKALTQYINNGGRVVTLGPSAIPEARVVTIANHDGAAELVGTLLGQGVRRFVVLAGPHERNTARVRVEGFLERLHQEGLEPVAVVHGSFNSQGGFDSTMEFLNSLNSPDAQTAASLTSDGDSPLCFLAANDVMALGAMTALRSRGLRIPEDAQVAGFDDIPTLRDHFPGLTTYRLPLEEIGLMAAQLALAPSAKQASGVTGSVVLRESAGNPGTLPR, encoded by the coding sequence TTGGCTGCCGTCAACGCTTTCATTTCCTACCGCACCGACGCCATCATTCTGGCTGCCTCCCGCCTCATAACTGAAGATCCCCGCCTCACCAAGGCACTGACCCAATACATCAACAACGGTGGCCGAGTCGTGACGCTGGGCCCTTCCGCCATTCCAGAGGCACGGGTGGTCACTATCGCCAACCATGACGGCGCCGCCGAACTTGTTGGCACGCTCTTGGGGCAGGGTGTTCGACGTTTTGTCGTCCTCGCCGGCCCGCATGAGCGCAATACGGCACGGGTCCGCGTTGAAGGTTTCCTGGAGCGTCTGCACCAAGAGGGGCTGGAGCCGGTGGCCGTGGTGCATGGTTCCTTCAACAGCCAGGGCGGCTTCGACTCCACCATGGAATTCTTGAACTCACTGAACTCCCCCGATGCTCAGACCGCAGCATCGCTGACGTCCGACGGCGATTCGCCCCTGTGCTTCCTTGCCGCCAACGACGTCATGGCACTGGGGGCCATGACGGCATTGCGTTCCCGTGGGCTGCGCATCCCCGAGGATGCCCAGGTTGCCGGCTTTGACGATATCCCGACCCTGCGGGACCATTTCCCCGGCCTCACCACCTACCGGCTTCCACTGGAGGAGATCGGTCTGATGGCCGCTCAATTGGCCTTGGCTCCATCGGCTAAACAAGCCTCGGGCGTCACTGGATCGGTGGTTCTGAGGGAAAGCGCCGGCAACCCGGGCACCCTCCCTCGCTAG
- a CDS encoding HNH endonuclease signature motif containing protein, with amino-acid sequence MPSFREKARRLRERQHPETIPARTRKANEDRCLRVNRRQDGMSWLSLYAPAPTLESIWDQRTSTAQAAQGPHEERTLTQLRADVAAALLLNQGMAGNQIFAPAVMAEELHGLPPEDGAAPAHEMDAEAAAVGDGAVEFGEREPAFWSEPEPESPGNTYPSWLQSRREEADYFDPSFRAPDPWGEPGWRPEAMPPALLPATAGSSAVGGEPPAYMAPVWPPLPKVTPVLLIPALSFLGATDEPAWLEGTGPISMEVAKRLTAGVSSFYRVLTDPISNVPLDLTPETYRITSAMRLMLRIRDENCEFPGCMDKAASSEVYHIRAFGSGGQSVYDNLEHLCKRHHQLKHLKDDRTRNGEYRTDQSPDRQQVRLRGWTPFSTESGIAWTSPTGIYYPPGPRDTQPPVYPEWLKDSIVESLEDLSERTAETIEPAYLAEEERELMNDKEFVERRNREIEEYCRTHPEGEAA; translated from the coding sequence TTGCCAAGCTTCAGGGAGAAGGCTCGCCGCCTGCGGGAGCGGCAACATCCGGAGACCATTCCGGCCCGGACCCGAAAAGCCAATGAGGATCGATGCCTGCGGGTGAATCGCAGGCAGGACGGTATGTCGTGGCTGAGCCTGTACGCCCCGGCACCCACGCTTGAAAGCATCTGGGATCAACGCACCTCAACCGCCCAGGCAGCCCAAGGCCCTCACGAGGAACGCACGCTGACGCAACTGCGTGCCGACGTTGCCGCGGCGCTCTTGCTGAACCAAGGCATGGCAGGGAACCAGATCTTCGCACCCGCCGTCATGGCGGAGGAGCTTCATGGCCTTCCGCCCGAGGATGGTGCTGCTCCCGCCCATGAAATGGATGCTGAAGCTGCTGCGGTTGGTGATGGAGCCGTCGAATTCGGCGAACGTGAGCCAGCGTTCTGGTCTGAGCCTGAGCCTGAATCCCCTGGGAATACCTACCCTTCTTGGCTACAGTCGCGCCGCGAGGAAGCGGATTATTTCGATCCATCGTTCAGGGCACCGGACCCCTGGGGTGAACCAGGCTGGCGGCCAGAGGCCATGCCTCCGGCCCTCCTCCCTGCCACGGCGGGGAGTTCCGCAGTTGGCGGAGAGCCACCGGCGTACATGGCACCGGTGTGGCCCCCTTTGCCAAAGGTGACCCCAGTCTTGTTGATCCCGGCCCTGTCGTTTCTCGGAGCAACAGATGAACCGGCCTGGCTGGAAGGTACCGGGCCCATCAGCATGGAAGTTGCCAAACGGCTCACGGCGGGAGTGTCGAGCTTTTACCGAGTTTTGACGGACCCCATCTCCAATGTGCCGCTGGACCTGACTCCGGAAACGTATCGAATCACCTCAGCCATGCGGCTCATGCTGCGCATCCGAGATGAAAACTGTGAATTTCCGGGCTGCATGGACAAGGCCGCAAGCTCCGAGGTGTACCACATTCGGGCCTTTGGCTCAGGCGGCCAAAGTGTCTACGACAATCTTGAGCATCTTTGTAAACGTCACCATCAGCTCAAACACCTCAAGGACGATAGAACCAGAAATGGTGAGTATCGAACGGACCAAAGCCCTGACCGGCAGCAGGTGCGGTTGCGGGGCTGGACGCCCTTTTCCACAGAGTCTGGCATAGCGTGGACCTCGCCCACCGGCATCTACTACCCGCCCGGGCCTCGAGATACTCAGCCTCCCGTTTATCCCGAATGGCTCAAGGACAGCATCGTCGAATCCCTCGAGGACTTGAGTGAACGAACGGCAGAAACCATCGAACCGGCCTACCTCGCTGAAGAAGAGCGTGAACTCATGAACGACAAAGAGTTTGTTGAGCGGCGGAACCGAGAAATTGAGGAATACTGCCGCACCCATCCCGAAGGGGAAGCGGCCTGA
- a CDS encoding AMIN-like domain-containing (lipo)protein yields the protein MKIVKTWLAIVGLLAAFIMVAPAPAQAAPFCGITWGSMAKSAGTGSIAPITNVRAGRHDCFDRMVVDVNGGASGYNVEYVNAVHSPGKGDIVPLRGGAVIVVVVHDPAYNSYTGSSTYNPANRNELVNTAGYATFRQVAMAGSFEGSTTIGLGVRARLPFRVLTLAGPGTTTRFVIDVAHRW from the coding sequence GTGAAAATCGTTAAGACGTGGCTCGCCATTGTGGGGTTGCTGGCCGCATTTATCATGGTTGCTCCGGCGCCTGCCCAGGCCGCCCCGTTCTGCGGCATCACCTGGGGATCGATGGCCAAGTCCGCGGGCACAGGCTCAATTGCCCCTATCACCAATGTTCGGGCCGGCCGGCACGACTGCTTCGACCGCATGGTGGTAGACGTCAACGGAGGTGCCAGCGGATACAACGTGGAATACGTCAACGCCGTCCATAGCCCTGGCAAGGGTGACATTGTCCCGCTGCGGGGAGGTGCGGTCATCGTGGTGGTAGTGCATGATCCGGCTTACAACTCCTACACGGGCAGTTCCACATACAATCCCGCCAACCGGAACGAGCTCGTCAACACGGCTGGCTATGCAACCTTCAGACAGGTGGCGATGGCTGGCAGTTTTGAAGGCAGCACCACGATTGGCCTCGGCGTTAGGGCACGCCTGCCGTTCCGCGTCTTGACCTTAGCTGGGCCGGGGACCACCACACGCTTTGTCATCGATGTGGCTCACCGCTGGTAA
- a CDS encoding transglycosylase domain-containing protein, which produces MATRSAKRSGLAGRSARGGAAANGSTLSQLGRLFLVCGVVGVIVAALLIPAGVLATGAVGSADDFLSEVPKGLDVQPPAQATTLLASDGTTLATLYAQDRKVVDLDNMSPFIRDGVVAIEDSRFYEHGGVDLTGIMRALVATLNGSRQGASTITQQYVNNVLIEELVADGKSDEAKLGVEKTMADKVKEIQLAIGLEKQMSKDDILSGYLNLIYFGNGAYGIEAAAKLYFNTSAKDLTLPQAAALAGVVNRPAYYDPITQPENVVNRRNDVLSKMVSQTKISQAEYDAAIKTPLDLHITESAQGCAAAANAPYFCDYVQQLILNDSAFGATVEERTKILYQGGLTIQTTLDPALQKVAQEQAAATMSATDPLQRGASIVSVEPGTGKVLTMAQNTVYDPAAAPGNYMGNFALPVNDANGETLHGAGGFQAGSTFKPFIFAEWLNSGHSMMTTIDGSVRRYPSGYDWQNSCGNITGEYDPAVAGSFLLPNDDPDHYYPMSAYEGLYNSINTVTFQTATTLDFCNIQKMATAAGVKDGLTNKPYDLSNIANLIGTQNVAPIDMATAFATFASGGIRCNPIAISSVVDAAGTKYPVPGADCQRTISEDVAAGVTHALQSVLTRGSGWNIGLTDKTNAFAKTGTTDGNIDTWTVGATSGIATASWFGSYKGNGPEWVNQDITVNGKYYAGVDGADLAGGQWAAVMNAAASNPNYVATPFTQPPASMLQPTAALVAGFNDPKPGDAPVVAEPQKTTPTEPQETTPQQPTQGATAEPTAPATTEAPQPTPEATLPNTKPEPSNKP; this is translated from the coding sequence ATGGCCACACGATCTGCAAAAAGGTCCGGTTTAGCCGGGCGCTCGGCTCGGGGTGGTGCCGCAGCAAACGGCTCCACCCTTTCACAACTGGGCCGCCTGTTCCTTGTCTGCGGTGTTGTGGGAGTCATTGTTGCCGCCTTGCTCATTCCTGCCGGAGTTCTGGCCACCGGTGCCGTGGGGAGCGCGGACGACTTTCTTTCAGAGGTCCCGAAGGGGCTGGATGTACAACCGCCGGCGCAGGCAACTACGCTCCTGGCATCCGACGGCACAACGCTGGCCACGCTTTACGCGCAGGATCGAAAAGTTGTTGATCTGGACAATATGTCGCCGTTCATTCGCGACGGCGTGGTGGCCATTGAAGACTCCAGATTCTACGAACACGGCGGCGTTGACCTGACCGGCATCATGCGCGCCCTGGTGGCGACCTTGAATGGGAGCCGTCAAGGAGCCTCAACCATCACCCAGCAATACGTCAACAACGTTCTCATTGAAGAACTTGTAGCCGACGGCAAGAGCGATGAAGCCAAGCTCGGTGTCGAGAAAACCATGGCCGACAAGGTCAAGGAAATCCAGCTGGCCATTGGGCTCGAGAAACAAATGAGCAAGGATGACATCCTCTCCGGATACCTCAACCTGATCTACTTTGGAAACGGTGCATACGGTATTGAAGCCGCAGCAAAGCTCTACTTCAACACGAGCGCCAAGGACCTCACCCTGCCGCAGGCGGCGGCCCTTGCCGGTGTGGTGAACAGGCCCGCGTACTACGATCCAATCACCCAGCCTGAGAATGTGGTTAACCGCCGCAACGACGTTCTGTCCAAGATGGTCTCGCAAACAAAAATCAGTCAAGCCGAGTACGACGCCGCTATCAAGACACCGCTAGACCTCCACATCACCGAGTCCGCCCAAGGCTGTGCGGCGGCCGCCAATGCACCGTACTTTTGCGATTACGTCCAGCAACTTATTCTCAATGACTCCGCCTTCGGGGCTACGGTCGAGGAGCGGACAAAAATCCTTTACCAGGGTGGGCTGACCATCCAAACAACGCTTGACCCGGCCCTGCAAAAGGTTGCCCAGGAACAAGCTGCCGCCACCATGAGCGCCACTGATCCACTCCAGCGAGGTGCCTCGATCGTGAGTGTTGAGCCAGGGACCGGCAAGGTTCTGACAATGGCCCAAAACACCGTGTATGACCCGGCCGCCGCGCCTGGAAACTACATGGGCAACTTTGCCCTTCCGGTCAATGACGCCAACGGAGAAACCCTCCATGGCGCAGGGGGCTTCCAAGCGGGTTCAACCTTCAAGCCATTCATATTTGCCGAATGGCTCAACAGCGGGCACTCAATGATGACAACCATTGACGGTTCGGTCCGCCGCTATCCCAGCGGCTATGACTGGCAAAACAGCTGCGGCAACATCACGGGTGAATACGATCCGGCTGTTGCCGGCTCATTCCTGTTGCCCAACGATGATCCGGACCACTACTACCCCATGAGCGCCTATGAGGGCCTGTACAACTCCATTAACACCGTGACGTTCCAAACCGCCACCACGTTGGATTTCTGCAACATTCAAAAGATGGCTACCGCAGCCGGCGTCAAGGACGGCCTGACGAACAAACCCTATGACCTTTCCAATATTGCAAACTTGATCGGTACCCAAAACGTTGCCCCCATCGATATGGCAACAGCTTTTGCGACCTTCGCGAGCGGCGGCATTCGCTGCAACCCGATCGCCATCTCTTCAGTCGTCGATGCTGCAGGCACCAAGTACCCCGTTCCCGGGGCAGACTGCCAACGCACCATCAGCGAAGACGTGGCCGCCGGCGTCACCCACGCCCTCCAGAGCGTGCTGACCCGTGGCTCCGGCTGGAACATTGGCCTGACCGACAAAACCAATGCGTTTGCGAAAACCGGTACAACCGACGGGAACATTGACACCTGGACCGTCGGAGCAACCAGCGGCATTGCCACCGCCTCATGGTTTGGTAGCTACAAGGGCAACGGACCCGAGTGGGTGAACCAGGACATCACCGTTAACGGCAAGTATTACGCCGGCGTTGACGGTGCCGATCTGGCAGGCGGCCAGTGGGCCGCCGTCATGAATGCCGCGGCGAGCAACCCCAACTACGTGGCAACGCCCTTCACACAGCCCCCGGCGTCCATGCTTCAACCCACGGCAGCACTTGTTGCAGGATTCAACGATCCCAAGCCCGGCGACGCCCCCGTGGTGGCTGAACCGCAGAAAACTACCCCAACTGAGCCGCAGGAGACAACGCCGCAACAACCCACGCAAGGTGCAACTGCTGAGCCCACGGCTCCGGCCACCACCGAAGCGCCGCAACCCACCCCTGAAGCAACGCTGCCCAACACTAAGCCTGAGCCAAGCAACAAGCCTTAA
- a CDS encoding L-threonylcarbamoyladenylate synthase: MAKFFDIHPDDPQPRMVSQVVETLKSGGLIAYPTDSCYALGAQLGNREALDRIRTIRRLDKKHHFTLVCKDFAQLGQFVMVDNDIFRSIKSVTPGPYTFILPATQEVPKRLAHPKKKTVGVRIPDSKLIHAILEELGEPMLSSTLLLPDEEEPLTQGWEIKEALDHVVEAVIDSGDVGAEPTTVVDFSSGYAEVVRRGMGDTSRFE; encoded by the coding sequence ATGGCTAAATTCTTTGACATCCACCCCGACGATCCGCAGCCCCGCATGGTTAGCCAGGTCGTTGAAACCCTGAAATCTGGCGGACTGATCGCCTACCCTACGGATTCTTGCTACGCACTCGGTGCGCAATTGGGCAACCGCGAGGCCCTGGACCGGATCCGCACCATCCGTCGGCTCGACAAGAAGCACCATTTCACCTTGGTCTGTAAGGATTTTGCCCAGCTGGGCCAATTTGTGATGGTCGACAACGATATTTTTCGAAGCATCAAATCGGTTACACCCGGCCCGTACACCTTCATTCTTCCGGCCACGCAGGAGGTGCCCAAGCGTCTGGCACACCCCAAGAAGAAGACCGTGGGCGTGCGCATCCCCGACAGTAAATTGATTCATGCCATCCTCGAAGAATTGGGCGAGCCCATGCTCTCGAGCACACTCCTGCTGCCCGACGAAGAAGAGCCGCTGACTCAAGGTTGGGAGATCAAGGAAGCACTGGACCACGTAGTTGAAGCGGTCATCGATTCCGGAGATGTGGGCGCCGAGCCCACCACCGTGGTGGATTTCTCCAGCGGATACGCCGAAGTGGTTCGCCGTGGCATGGGTGACACGAGCCGCTTCGAGTAA
- a CDS encoding Dps family protein — MVVKRTARAGFTVPGMSLQDGHKLAGLLQARLHALNDLALTLKHAHWNVVGRDFISVHEMLDPQIDLVRAMVDETAERIATLGISPNGLPGALVAARPWDDYSIGRAHTSAHLAALDLVYSGFLKSHRKTLAEVGELDPITEDMIINQCAQLELFQWFMRAHLEDDAGDLANAGSKTERAAASKTKP; from the coding sequence ATGGTCGTCAAGAGAACAGCCCGTGCAGGTTTCACCGTTCCCGGAATGTCCCTGCAGGATGGACATAAGCTTGCGGGGCTGCTGCAGGCCCGACTTCACGCACTCAATGACCTAGCCCTGACTCTCAAGCACGCCCATTGGAATGTTGTGGGCCGTGATTTCATCAGTGTCCACGAGATGCTGGACCCACAGATTGACCTTGTCCGGGCCATGGTCGATGAGACTGCCGAACGCATTGCCACCTTGGGAATCTCCCCGAACGGCCTGCCTGGTGCGCTCGTGGCGGCCCGGCCTTGGGACGACTACTCCATTGGCCGCGCTCACACGTCCGCCCACTTGGCAGCCCTCGATCTGGTCTACAGCGGCTTCCTTAAGAGCCACCGCAAGACCCTGGCCGAAGTTGGTGAACTCGATCCCATTACAGAGGACATGATCATCAATCAGTGCGCCCAGTTGGAGTTGTTCCAATGGTTTATGCGGGCTCACCTAGAGGACGACGCCGGAGACCTCGCCAATGCCGGGAGCAAGACGGAACGGGCCGCTGCCAGCAAGACCAAGCCCTAG
- a CDS encoding putative quinol monooxygenase produces the protein MYFIVVKFQVKPDASETFMELVKPFTEATRAEPGNLWFDWSRSVENLNEFVLVEAFLDDDAAGTHVSSAHFAAGMDSMRPALVSTPKIVSRKVDGSDWDSMGELQIG, from the coding sequence ATGTATTTCATTGTTGTTAAATTTCAAGTCAAGCCCGATGCCTCCGAAACTTTCATGGAGCTGGTTAAGCCCTTCACCGAGGCAACCCGCGCCGAACCCGGCAACCTCTGGTTCGACTGGTCACGCAGCGTGGAAAACCTCAACGAGTTCGTCCTTGTAGAGGCATTCCTGGACGATGACGCGGCAGGCACCCACGTCTCAAGCGCACACTTTGCGGCGGGGATGGATTCCATGCGCCCGGCTCTCGTTTCAACGCCGAAGATTGTCTCCCGCAAGGTTGACGGCAGCGACTGGGACAGCATGGGCGAATTGCAGATCGGCTAA
- a CDS encoding MBL fold metallo-hydrolase has protein sequence MTVQSSLIHDLSAHTVRRLVVSAMYNNVYLITSKTTGAQILIDAADDLPAINVLLADAAGDAIVPTKLAMIATTHQHWDHVRALAALAGQSGAPTAAGADDIAGIDAEAGVLIGHALHNAGTLEVPGIKLATTHLRGHTPGSMAYVLREDTVQEAGNGKTLIFSGDSLFPGGVGNTDKDPKRFTQLLDDVQERLFAAYGDEAIVLPGHGDATTLGAERPSLPEWRERGW, from the coding sequence ATGACTGTTCAATCCTCGCTGATCCATGACCTGTCCGCGCACACGGTCCGCCGTTTGGTTGTCTCCGCCATGTACAACAACGTGTATTTGATCACTTCAAAGACCACAGGTGCCCAGATCCTCATTGACGCAGCGGATGACCTTCCTGCCATCAATGTCTTGCTGGCGGATGCGGCCGGCGACGCGATCGTTCCCACCAAATTGGCCATGATCGCCACAACCCACCAGCATTGGGACCACGTACGTGCCTTGGCCGCCCTCGCAGGCCAGTCCGGAGCACCCACGGCCGCCGGAGCCGATGACATTGCCGGGATCGATGCCGAAGCCGGTGTGCTGATCGGCCATGCTTTGCACAATGCTGGCACCTTGGAGGTCCCGGGCATTAAACTGGCAACCACTCACCTGCGTGGGCACACCCCTGGTTCCATGGCCTATGTCTTGCGTGAAGACACGGTTCAGGAGGCCGGGAACGGCAAGACTCTGATCTTCAGCGGAGACTCCCTCTTCCCCGGCGGTGTAGGCAACACGGACAAGGACCCGAAACGTTTTACCCAACTGCTCGACGACGTCCAGGAGCGCCTGTTCGCAGCATATGGGGATGAGGCAATCGTCCTGCCCGGTCACGGTGATGCAACAACCCTTGGCGCGGAACGCCCGTCCCTTCCCGAGTGGCGCGAACGCGGCTGGTAA
- a CDS encoding threonine/serine dehydratase produces the protein MITLADVELAAARIAGQVRRTPVMKLDSAHSPGQVWLKCEFLQKTGTFKVRGAFNRVLSAQERGEIDPSVGIAVASGGNAGLANAYAAAELGVPATVFVPLSSPAVKVAKLRAAGATVVQDGAQYADAFELAMAFVAETGALYCHAYDQIEIASGAGTIGIELLEQLGAVDTVLVAVGGGGLMAGVAAALEGRAQTVAVEPSNAPSLHAAIAAGKPVDVEVSGIAADSLGARKIGAIGFDVAVRTGVRSLLVNDEQIIAARTFLWENYRIALEHGAAAAFAALHAGVYVPAVDERVAVILCGANTDPAGL, from the coding sequence ATGATCACCCTCGCTGATGTAGAGCTGGCCGCGGCCCGTATTGCCGGGCAAGTGCGCCGCACCCCGGTGATGAAACTAGATTCGGCCCACTCCCCCGGCCAGGTATGGCTTAAGTGCGAATTTTTACAAAAGACGGGCACGTTTAAGGTTCGCGGCGCCTTCAACCGAGTGCTGAGCGCCCAGGAACGTGGCGAGATTGACCCCAGCGTTGGTATTGCCGTGGCCTCGGGAGGCAACGCTGGCTTGGCCAACGCGTATGCGGCCGCTGAGCTGGGAGTTCCCGCAACCGTCTTTGTGCCGTTGTCCTCCCCCGCTGTGAAGGTGGCCAAGCTCCGTGCTGCCGGAGCCACCGTGGTGCAGGACGGCGCCCAATATGCCGATGCGTTTGAGTTGGCCATGGCGTTCGTGGCCGAGACCGGTGCGCTCTACTGTCACGCCTACGATCAGATCGAGATCGCGTCCGGGGCAGGCACCATTGGAATTGAACTCTTGGAACAGCTGGGCGCGGTGGACACTGTGCTGGTTGCCGTGGGCGGCGGTGGCCTCATGGCCGGTGTTGCCGCCGCATTGGAGGGACGCGCCCAGACTGTTGCCGTGGAACCCAGCAATGCGCCGAGCCTGCACGCCGCCATTGCCGCGGGTAAGCCCGTGGACGTGGAGGTATCAGGCATCGCCGCCGATTCCCTGGGCGCGCGCAAGATCGGTGCCATTGGTTTTGATGTTGCCGTGCGCACGGGCGTTCGTAGCCTGCTGGTGAATGACGAGCAGATTATCGCGGCCAGGACGTTCCTTTGGGAGAACTACCGGATCGCGTTGGAACATGGCGCGGCGGCGGCCTTTGCTGCCCTCCATGCCGGGGTGTACGTGCCTGCCGTGGATGAGCGTGTTGCCGTGATCCTGTGCGGGGCCAATACCGATCCTGCAGGGCTGTAA